TACCGCATCGAGAAGGAGTTCACGGCCGCCTACGACACCGTCGGGATCCTTCCGCCGACCTACGAGCCGCGAGCGACCGGGTTCATCCCGCAGATGCAGGAGCTGATCGCGACGCTGATCCGACGCGGCCACGCCTACCCGGCACCGGACGGCTCCGGCGACGTGTACTTCGACGTGCGCTCCTGGCCGGCGTACGGCGAACTCACGCACCAGTCGCTCGATGCGATGGAGGCCGCGGCCGACGCCGACCCGCGCGGCAAGCGCAACCCGCAGGACTTCGCGCTGTGGAAGGGCGCGAAGGCGGACGAGCCGGCGGATGCCGTGTGGGCGTCGCCCTGGGGTCCGGGGCGCCCCGGCTGGCACATCGAGTGCTCGGCGATGTCCAAGCGCTACCTGGGCGCCGAGTTCGACATCCACGGGGGCGGTCTTGACCTGCGCTTCCCGCATCACGAGAACGAGCTCGCTCAGTCCACTGCCGCGGGCGACGGCTTCGCGCGCTACTGGGTGCACAACGGCCTGGTGACGGTGGGCGGCCAGAAGATGTCGAAGTCGCTCGGCAACTTCACCCTTGCCGCGGACTTCCTCGATGGGGTCGACCCGATGGTGGCGCGCTATGCGCTCCTCGCCGCGCACTACCGGTCGAGCCTCGACCTCACCGCGTCGACCCTGGCGGAGGCGGATGCCGCACTGGGGCGCATCCGCGGGTTCCTGGAGCGTGCGGAGCGCATCGTGGACGAACGGGATGCTGATCCGCGACGGCGCTCGCGCGACCTGTTCGGCCTGCAACCGAGCCTGGACGAAGTGACGCTGGGCGAGGGCGACGTCCCGGATGCCTTCGCCCAGGCGATGGACGACGACCTCGGCGTCCCCCAGGCGCTTGCGGTGTTGCATGAGACCGTCAGGGCGGGGAACAGTGCGATCGACGCGTTCCAGGTGGACGGCGCCGGTCCGCTCAACGCGGCGTACGCGGCTGTGATCGCGATGTTGAGGGTGCTCGGCCTGGACGGCGCCCCTTCGGCATCCGCATCAGGAGGGACGGATGCCGCGGCATCCGCGCTCGACGCGCTCATGCAGACGATGATCGCCCAGCGCGCGCAGGCGCGCGCTGACAAGGACTGGGCCGCAGCCGACCGCATCCGTGATGCGATCGGTGCGGCAGGGATCACTCTGGAGGACACTCCGGACGGAACGCATTGGAGTATCGATGGCTAAGCCTGGCCGCCCCGGAGCGGGCAACAGCAAGAAGAAGGGCGCCACCAAGGGCACCGGCGGTCACAGCCGCAAGGCACTGGAAGGCCGCGGTCCCACGCCGAAGGCGGAGGACCGGAGCTGGCACGTGGCGGGCAAGCGCAAGGCCGCTCAGGAGCGCTATGCAGCCGCTGGCGGCAAGGGCAAGACGGGGGCTCAGCGGCCGCAGTCGAACATGAACCGCACCAGTCGCGCGAAGTCGGCGGACGACACCGAGACCGTCACCGGTCGCAACTCGGTGCTCGAGGCTCTGCGCACGAAGATCCCGGCGACCGCGTTCTACCTCGCGCAGCGCGTCGAGATGGATGACCGCGTGCGCGAGATGCTCTCGATCGCCCGACACCGCGAGATCCCGGTGCTCGAGGTCACCCGCCAGGAGCTCGACCGGATGGCCGGGTTCGACGGAGTGCATCAGGGCGTGGGGCTGAAGGTGCCGCCGTACGAGTACGCGCACCCGCAGGACCTGCTCGAACAGGTCATCGACCGCGGTGAGACTCCGCTGTTCGTGGCGCTCGACGGCATCACCGACCCGCGCAACCTGGGAGCGATCATCCGCTCGACGGCCGCTTTCGGCGGGCACGGCATCATCCTCCCGCAGCGCCGCTCGGCGAGCGTCAACTCGGCCGCCTGGAAGACCAGCGCCGGCGCCGCCGCGCGCCTGCCCGTCGCGCTCGCCTCGAACCTCACCGCGCTGCTGAAGGAGTTCAAGAAGCAGGGCGTGTTCGTGCTGGGCATGGACGGCGGCGGCGATGTGATGCTGCCGAAGCTCGAGCTGGCGGATCGGCCGATCGTGATCGTCATCGGCTCGGAGGGCAAGGGTCTCTCGCGTCTGGTCGCCGAGAACTGCGATCAGATCGTGTCCATCCCGATCTCGGCGGCGACCGAGTCCTTGAACGCGGGCATCGCGGCATCCGTCGCGCTGTACCAGGTCGCGACCATGCGCGCGGCGGAATAAGTCCGGCTCGCTTTCGACTTGTACCGGATGTAAGCGTCCGCGGATCGGAAGGAAGCGCATGTCCCGCATCGTCGTCATCGGAGGAACCGGCTACGCCGGAGCACACATCGTCCGCGAGGCGGTGAGTCGCGGTCATGAGGTCGTCTCGATCTCGCGCTCCGCGCCGCAGACGCCGATCGAGGGCGCCCGGTACGTGCAGGGCAGCGTGCTGGATCTCGCGTCTCTGGGCGATGTCTTCGACGAAGCGGATGCCGTGATCTCGGCGCTGTCGCCACGTGGTGACATGCAGGATGCTGTGCTGGGCGCACTGAAGTCGCTCATCGAGAAGCTGTCGGGCACGGCGACGCGACTCGGCGTGGTCGGCGGCGCTGGCGGAAGCCTGGTCGCACCGGGCGGGCCGCGACTGTTCGACACGGGCTTCCCCGACGAGTACAAGCACGAGGCCCAGGTCGGCATCGATTCGCTCGAGCTGCTGCAGAGCACCGACGAGGGACTGGACTGGTTCTTCGTGCACCCTGCTGAGGTGTTCGGGCCATGGGCCGAGGAGAGCGCACCGGCAGCTATCGCGATGGCGGCGACGTGCTCGTGCGGGCCGAAGACGGCAGCTCGACGATCTCGGGCGCCGATTTCGCCATCGCCATGATCGACGAGGTCGAGGCGCCGAAGCACCGCCGCGGACGCTTCGCCGTCGGCTACTGAGCTCGGTGGGGTCGGGTCCGCGCCCGACCCCACCGAGTACTCAGCGAGCTCTCCGCCGTCGCTGCATGAACACGGTTCCGAGCACGGTGAGGAGGGTCCCGATCGCGAGGATCCTCCACGGCGGTACATCGCCCGTTCGGGCCAGGTCGTCCGCTGATGTCTCGCGCAGGTTCTCTTCTTCAGCGAGATCTGTCGGCTGTTCACCATCGGCTTCATCGGATTCACCCTCGGCCGTCGTCACGATCAGCGGCAGCGTGAGCTCACTGCCATCCGATCGCGTGACGACGATCGCATGCGGGCCGATGGGCGTGTCCACGGGGATCTTCACGGCACGGCTGAACGCGCCGTGCTCGTCCGTCGTCGTGGTCCCGATCTCCACCGGGGCGGAACGCAGCTCGATCGACAGCGACTCGCCCGCGTGGAACCGGGTGCCGGATACCGTCACAGCGTCTCCTGCCTCGACGGCCTCGGCGCTCAGCGTGATGCTCGGCTCCCCGTCCTCCGGCGGGGTGACGGTCGTCCACATCGTCGGCATCAGCGGAGTGACCGTGATGTGCTCGATCGTCGCCGTGCCGCCGTCGGACCACGCTGAGATGGAGGTGGCTCCGGCCTCGGGGAAGACTTGATCCGTGAGGGTGACGAGGCCTTCCGCCGCGAACAGCTCTACGGACGCGCGGTCGAGATAGACCTCGAGCGTGACCGTCCCATCCTCGAGCGCGAGCGGTGCATCGTCCACGGAGGCGAATGCCGGACTGAAGCCGAGGTTTCCGGAGGCGGTGCGGTCGATGAAGATGCGTTCGCGACGCACGTCGTACCCGATCCGCGTGCCGGCATCACCGTTTGAGAACACGGTGATTCCCGCCTGGTCCGCGTCCCCTGGACGCAGGGTGATATCGAGTTTCGCGACGTCCCCCGAGAGCTCAAGCGCTGTCGCGCCGTCGACCCGCACATCGGTGCGGGACTGGGCCGCGCCCACGTCGAGCTGGCCGCTGATCTGCGAGACCACCCGCTGCTGCAGGCGCGGCCCAGCCGGCGTGGTCACCAGCACCACTTCACGGGGAAGTGTCATCGAGCTCCGCCACGGCGATGTCGGGATGTCTCCGGCATACTCCCAGTTGTTCATCCAAGCCTGCATAAGGCGAGAACCGGAGGGTGTGCCGGAATAAGACACTGCCGCATAATAGTCGCGGCCCCAGTCCAGCCAGTCGTATCCTTGCCCAGCGACGGGAACCGGAGCATCAGCGAACGTCACCTGGTCGGCGAGGATGTGTCCCCAGGCGCCGCGGTTGTTGTCCACGATGCGGATCGTCGCCTCCTGACCCACCAGCTCCGCGACATTCCATGACTTCCAATCGAGGTGCTCGCTGTCGGCGCCGGTCGCCGTGCGTACGACTCGGCCGTCGACCATGAGGTTGATGCTTGTCTCGGAGGAGCGGGGCTGGGAAGCCTCGTCGCCGACCACCAGATGGTCGAAGGTCAGGTGTCCCCATCCTCCGGTCGCTTCATCGCGGATGCGCAGCTGTGCCTGCTGCCCGCGGAACTCGGCGACATCCCAGGATGACCACTGCAGCGCTCCATCGTTCTGGCCGGTCTGCGTGCGCACGACCTGGCCGTCGATGAGCAGCTCCGCCTGGAGAGAGCCATCGCCGCGTTGCCCGCCGCCGATGAGGAACGACAACTGGTCGCCGTCGATATCGAAGCGCGGCGAGGTCATGGTGCCGGTGTTGTCGTCGCCGTTCGGCCCACCTTCGAAGGTGTTGATGCGTCCGTCGCCCAGGTAGTATTCACCGCCCTGGGTAGACGGGTTGCGTGTCGGATCGAGCGCGAAGTCGCCGGTGAGCTCCCACCCGGAATCGCTCAGCGTCGTCTCCCCTCGAAGTCGAACACGGTCGTGCCCGCAGGAGGATCGTTCTCAAGCTGGCCGCCGGGAACGTGCGGGTGCTTGCCTCCGCCGACCAGGAAGTTGATGTAGTCGCGGTCGACCGTGAACGTCGGCGATTCAAGACTGCCGACCGGCCAGTCATGGTCGAGGAATCCGTTCACGAGTCCTGTGCCTACGAAGCCGGTGACCTCGCTCTGGCCATCGAGCGTCCCCGTCGCAGGGGCACTGCCCCAGGGGCCACCTGCCCAGTTTCCAGGTTCATTGGAAACCGTCCAGCCTTCGTAGTCGCCTTCGTCGAAGCTCGCGAAGACCTCTCCTCCGGAACCTCGACCGGCGGGTCGGTCGACTCGGAGGTGAAGGTCACGCCATCGAAGTCGCCGACGAAATACTGTCCGCCGCTGCCGCCGTTGATGTGGCCGGGGTTGAGGTTCACGACCATCACCCACTTGGTGTTGTCGGGGTCGCCGTCGACGGGGAGCTCGAACAGATCCGGGCATTCCCAGATGCCATCGGTGGCGTTGGCAGGGCCGAAGTCGGACAGGTGCTCCCACGATCTCAGGTCGGTGCTCTTGTACAGCACCACCTGATGATCGGTCGCCTCGACGGCGACCATCACCCAGTAGGTGCCGGCGGGCCCGTCGTACCAGAAAACCTTGGGATCTCGGAAGTTCGCCGAGTTGCGGTTCAGCACGGGGTTGCTGTCGTACTTCTTCCAGGTTTGCCCGTCGTCGAGGCTGTAGGCGAGCGACTGCGCTTGAAGTCCCGCATACTCGGGGTGCTCCGGGGTGTAGGCCGAAGTGTAGATCGCGACCAGAGGGCTCGATCCCGTCGGGCCGAACCCCGCGGAGTTGTTCTCATCGATGACGATGGAGCCAGAGAAGATGTCCTCGATAGATCGCCCGGCGTCGTCGAAAGCCTGCGGGATCGCGAGCGGCTGC
Above is a window of Microbacterium suwonense DNA encoding:
- a CDS encoding NAD(P)-dependent oxidoreductase, coding for MSRIVVIGGTGYAGAHIVREAVSRGHEVVSISRSAPQTPIEGARYVQGSVLDLASLGDVFDEADAVISALSPRGDMQDAVLGALKSLIEKLSGTATRLGVVGGAGGSLVAPGGPRLFDTGFPDEYKHEAQVGIDSLELLQSTDEGLDWFFVHPAEVFGPWAEESAPAAIAMAATCSCGPKTAARRSRAPISPSP
- the cysS gene encoding cysteine--tRNA ligase, producing MTIRLYDTRAQELRDFVPLDPSNVTMYVCGATVQSGPHIGHVRAALSFDILRRWLERSFGRVTFVRNITDIDDKTLDNATEAEPWWALAYRIEKEFTAAYDTVGILPPTYEPRATGFIPQMQELIATLIRRGHAYPAPDGSGDVYFDVRSWPAYGELTHQSLDAMEAAADADPRGKRNPQDFALWKGAKADEPADAVWASPWGPGRPGWHIECSAMSKRYLGAEFDIHGGGLDLRFPHHENELAQSTAAGDGFARYWVHNGLVTVGGQKMSKSLGNFTLAADFLDGVDPMVARYALLAAHYRSSLDLTASTLAEADAALGRIRGFLERAERIVDERDADPRRRSRDLFGLQPSLDEVTLGEGDVPDAFAQAMDDDLGVPQALAVLHETVRAGNSAIDAFQVDGAGPLNAAYAAVIAMLRVLGLDGAPSASASGGTDAAASALDALMQTMIAQRAQARADKDWAAADRIRDAIGAAGITLEDTPDGTHWSIDG
- the rlmB gene encoding 23S rRNA (guanosine(2251)-2'-O)-methyltransferase RlmB; translated protein: MAKPGRPGAGNSKKKGATKGTGGHSRKALEGRGPTPKAEDRSWHVAGKRKAAQERYAAAGGKGKTGAQRPQSNMNRTSRAKSADDTETVTGRNSVLEALRTKIPATAFYLAQRVEMDDRVREMLSIARHREIPVLEVTRQELDRMAGFDGVHQGVGLKVPPYEYAHPQDLLEQVIDRGETPLFVALDGITDPRNLGAIIRSTAAFGGHGIILPQRRSASVNSAAWKTSAGAAARLPVALASNLTALLKEFKKQGVFVLGMDGGGDVMLPKLELADRPIVIVIGSEGKGLSRLVAENCDQIVSIPISAATESLNAGIAASVALYQVATMRAAE